A stretch of Mycobacterium sp. ITM-2016-00316 DNA encodes these proteins:
- a CDS encoding HNH endonuclease signature motif containing protein, translated as MDATDLDTFVDALIDDLTPVPAPEDDADRRLCHLLDSPRRIVDEQPLLAVLAAAVTLRNLVDHVIAQAVAAAERAGIPPRTHLRTGADLLTSLGVAPGAAHRAARVGRAAHTLPALTQLQRLGGIGIEFADAIGKGVAHVSSRVALSEQDRAGVVTTLMIQTTPSGVDKKAREIAIDRTAAAPLDDGAVPVAENTDLNDMTVVQTEDGRVAASLDLDALTAEELLAALDPLCRPIPLPDGSPDPRPTGRRRADAFGQIIRTYLSGAQRPMSGGVLPHVTVIRPAATPGVDFLGFGGPVSTRTADLITCDSTLTSVIVDAAGAPLDVGRAERLFTPAIRKGLAVRDRGCAHPGCGRPVSWCDAHHITPWSSGGYTSIDNGVLLCRLHHTAIHHGGWQVYLGADRHPWFIPPHRPDEPEPAHLRSHARRTMTDLPTAA; from the coding sequence ATGGACGCCACTGATCTCGACACCTTTGTTGATGCGTTGATTGATGACCTCACTCCGGTGCCTGCACCCGAGGACGACGCTGATCGCCGGTTGTGTCATCTGCTCGACAGTCCGCGCCGGATCGTTGATGAACAGCCCTTGCTCGCGGTGCTGGCGGCCGCGGTCACCTTGCGCAATCTGGTCGATCATGTGATCGCCCAAGCGGTTGCGGCCGCGGAGCGGGCCGGGATCCCGCCACGCACGCACCTGCGCACGGGCGCTGATCTGCTCACCAGTCTGGGTGTGGCGCCGGGCGCGGCGCACCGGGCCGCGCGGGTCGGGCGGGCGGCACACACGCTGCCGGCGTTGACGCAGTTGCAGCGCCTCGGTGGGATCGGTATCGAGTTCGCCGACGCCATCGGTAAAGGAGTCGCTCACGTCAGCAGCCGGGTCGCCCTGTCCGAGCAGGACCGGGCGGGCGTGGTGACGACGCTGATGATCCAGACCACCCCCTCGGGTGTCGATAAGAAGGCCCGCGAGATCGCCATCGACAGAACCGCCGCCGCTCCGCTCGACGACGGGGCGGTGCCGGTCGCCGAAAACACCGACCTCAACGACATGACCGTGGTGCAGACCGAGGACGGGCGGGTCGCGGCCAGCTTGGATCTCGACGCGCTCACGGCAGAGGAACTGTTGGCCGCGCTGGATCCGCTGTGCCGGCCCATCCCGCTGCCCGACGGATCACCGGACCCACGCCCGACCGGGCGCCGCCGCGCCGACGCGTTCGGGCAGATCATACGAACCTACCTGTCGGGCGCGCAGCGCCCGATGAGCGGTGGTGTGCTGCCGCATGTCACCGTGATCCGCCCCGCCGCAACACCAGGCGTGGACTTTCTCGGCTTCGGTGGTCCCGTCAGCACCCGCACCGCGGACCTCATCACCTGTGACAGCACCCTGACCTCGGTGATCGTCGACGCCGCCGGCGCCCCGCTGGACGTCGGGCGCGCCGAGCGGCTGTTCACACCCGCCATCCGGAAAGGATTGGCCGTCCGCGACCGTGGATGCGCGCACCCCGGCTGCGGAAGACCGGTGTCGTGGTGCGACGCCCACCACATCACACCCTGGAGCAGCGGAGGCTACACCAGCATCGACAACGGCGTCCTGCTGTGCCGACTGCACCACACCGCGATCCACCACGGCGGCTGGCAGGTCTACCTCGGCGCCGACCGCCACCCCTGGTTCATCCCGCCGCACCGCCCGGATGAACCCGAACCGGCGCACCTGCGATCCCATGCCCGACGCACCATGACCGATCTACCCACCGCCGCATAA
- a CDS encoding GAF and ANTAR domain-containing protein: protein MTFLEKRDLAARMAELARTLAGPRNLDEVLSGVASAALELIPGVDAAGVLLIGKENTFETVPKDASLTNELHRLQMQFDEGPCVQAALGDLIVRTDDFREETRWPQYAPACVQIGVLSGLSFKLYTSDRTAGALNLFGFQPNIWRGEAETIGAILAAHAAAAILASQEGQQLEAALSTRDRIGQAKGIVMERYKVDDVQAFEMLRQISQDSNTKLVDVAQRVIDTRD, encoded by the coding sequence ATGACGTTCTTGGAGAAGCGGGATCTGGCCGCGAGGATGGCCGAGCTGGCTCGCACCCTCGCCGGCCCACGCAACCTCGACGAAGTGCTTTCTGGGGTTGCCTCCGCGGCCTTGGAACTCATTCCTGGGGTAGATGCTGCGGGGGTTCTGCTCATCGGCAAGGAAAACACCTTCGAGACGGTGCCGAAAGACGCGAGTTTGACCAATGAACTGCACCGCCTTCAGATGCAGTTCGACGAGGGGCCCTGTGTGCAGGCGGCGCTGGGCGACCTGATCGTGCGCACCGATGATTTCCGCGAAGAGACGCGTTGGCCCCAGTATGCGCCGGCATGCGTGCAGATCGGCGTCCTCAGCGGCTTGTCATTCAAGCTCTATACCTCGGACCGCACCGCGGGCGCGCTGAACCTGTTCGGATTCCAGCCGAACATCTGGCGCGGAGAGGCCGAGACCATCGGTGCCATTCTCGCGGCGCACGCGGCCGCGGCAATCCTTGCCAGCCAGGAAGGTCAGCAACTTGAAGCCGCGCTGTCCACCCGCGACCGCATCGGGCAGGCCAAAGGAATCGTCATGGAGCGCTACAAGGTAGACGATGTGCAGGCCTTCGAGATGCTCCGCCAGATATCGCAGGACAGCAACACCAAGCTGGTCGACGTCGCTCAACGGGTGATCGACACCCGCGACTGA
- a CDS encoding GAF and ANTAR domain-containing protein translates to MTLVDGDPTGERRRFYDAMQRAVVFQQRGETDVEQVLRELNEATVASIPGARYAGITLVDEHGQVTSVGATHDFAKLLDDLQGELREGPCLSAAWENHTMLINDLEAEQRWPSYCREVTKRTPVRSVLSVQLDTPSSGIAALNFQAEAAGSFDEDAAELARVFAAHTTLAWNSLHRERQFQTALGSRDLIGQAKGMLMERFNIDGVAAFDALRHLSQDMNVKLIEVAERIVSAGPDRP, encoded by the coding sequence GTGACTCTGGTTGACGGTGATCCCACGGGCGAACGGCGACGTTTCTACGATGCCATGCAACGCGCCGTAGTTTTCCAGCAGCGGGGTGAGACCGACGTCGAACAAGTCCTACGCGAGCTGAACGAAGCGACAGTGGCCTCGATCCCCGGTGCCCGATACGCCGGTATCACGCTCGTCGACGAGCACGGCCAGGTCACTTCGGTGGGCGCGACGCACGACTTCGCAAAGTTGCTCGACGACCTGCAGGGCGAGCTTCGTGAGGGGCCATGCCTGTCGGCCGCATGGGAGAACCACACCATGCTGATCAACGACCTGGAAGCCGAGCAGCGCTGGCCGTCGTACTGCAGGGAGGTCACCAAACGAACCCCGGTTCGGTCGGTGTTGTCGGTGCAGCTCGACACGCCTTCTTCTGGGATCGCCGCGCTGAACTTCCAAGCAGAGGCCGCCGGATCGTTCGACGAGGACGCAGCCGAGCTGGCCCGGGTTTTTGCGGCTCATACGACCCTGGCGTGGAACTCGTTGCATCGGGAAAGGCAGTTCCAGACAGCCCTGGGCAGCCGTGACCTGATCGGGCAGGCCAAAGGGATGCTGATGGAACGGTTCAATATCGACGGCGTCGCAGCGTTCGACGCGCTGCGGCATCTGTCTCAGGACATGAACGTCAAACTGATCGAGGTGGCCGAAAGGATCGTCTC
- a CDS encoding HemK2/MTQ2 family protein methyltransferase: MTTTYPYEPDSLLLGAVADGVYAPREDSKLLIDVMDKTALALGAKVADLCTGSGVVAINAAAQGAARVEAFDICPKAVRCARANAQIHEAPVEVHLGSWARAAEFGPHDLVVCNPPYVPHDPDAASLPPTLGPARAWDAGSDGRSILDPLCEAAPGLLAAGGSLLLVQSEFANPRKTLESLSAGGLDADIVAWEWIPFGPVLRSRAQWLEDIGLLQAGRREEELLVIRADKP, from the coding sequence GTGACCACCACGTACCCATATGAACCCGATTCCCTTCTGCTCGGCGCCGTCGCGGACGGCGTCTACGCGCCGCGCGAGGATTCGAAGCTGCTCATCGACGTCATGGACAAAACTGCGCTAGCGCTCGGCGCCAAGGTTGCCGACCTGTGCACCGGCAGTGGTGTGGTCGCCATCAATGCCGCCGCTCAGGGCGCGGCTCGGGTCGAGGCCTTCGATATCTGCCCGAAGGCCGTTCGCTGCGCTCGGGCCAACGCCCAGATTCACGAGGCCCCCGTCGAGGTTCACCTCGGTTCATGGGCCCGCGCGGCCGAGTTCGGACCGCATGACCTGGTCGTGTGCAACCCCCCGTACGTTCCACACGATCCCGACGCCGCATCGTTGCCGCCGACCCTGGGCCCCGCGCGTGCCTGGGATGCCGGGTCCGACGGACGATCGATCCTCGACCCGCTGTGCGAAGCAGCGCCCGGCCTGTTGGCCGCCGGCGGCAGCTTGCTGTTGGTGCAATCGGAATTCGCCAACCCGCGCAAGACCCTGGAATCGCTGTCGGCGGGCGGCCTGGACGCCGATATCGTTGCTTGGGAATGGATCCCGTTCGGCCCCGTACTGCGCTCGCGCGCGCAGTGGCTGGAGGACATCGGACTGCTGCAGGCGGGTCGCCGCGAGGAGGAACTCCTGGTCATCCGAGCTGACAAACCGTGA
- a CDS encoding CDGSH iron-sulfur domain-containing protein, whose translation MVEGPVSIEMPDGTCVESDRFMVAICACGRSKNFPLCDTSHRRQSRAKNADRVTPQSA comes from the coding sequence ATGGTGGAGGGGCCGGTCAGCATCGAGATGCCTGACGGCACCTGCGTGGAGTCCGATCGCTTCATGGTGGCGATCTGTGCGTGCGGGCGCAGCAAAAACTTCCCGTTGTGCGATACCAGCCATCGACGCCAGTCCCGCGCCAAGAACGCGGATCGCGTCACGCCGCAATCGGCGTAG
- a CDS encoding family 16 glycosylhydrolase, with translation MLGLGAAAAALPSPAAHAEPVPGDFPPGPVPGAGAPVPEAAAPVFLFQDEFNGPAGSPPNPGAWFIVPQRETIRNPVEWDKPFNMGRYVTDQEHVFQDGNGNLVIRATRGEGANIQEKYASAKIIGNWRGGVGTTWEARVKLNCLTDGAWPAFWLINDNPVRGGEVDLFEWYGNRDWPSGTTVHAKLDGSQFQTFKHPVDGAWHTWRMTWKPEGMYFWQDYQPGMEPFYTVASNSLPDWPFNDPGFTMAPVFNIAIGGSGGREPAGGNYPAEMLVDWIRVF, from the coding sequence ATGTTGGGACTGGGTGCGGCTGCTGCCGCGCTGCCCTCTCCGGCAGCCCATGCCGAGCCCGTTCCCGGTGACTTCCCGCCAGGACCGGTTCCCGGGGCCGGGGCTCCGGTCCCCGAAGCGGCGGCCCCGGTGTTCCTTTTCCAGGACGAGTTCAACGGCCCGGCCGGTTCGCCACCGAACCCCGGGGCGTGGTTCATCGTTCCGCAGCGGGAGACCATCCGGAACCCGGTCGAATGGGACAAGCCGTTCAACATGGGTCGTTACGTCACCGACCAGGAGCATGTCTTCCAGGACGGCAACGGCAACCTCGTCATCCGCGCCACCCGCGGCGAGGGCGCGAACATCCAGGAGAAGTACGCCAGCGCGAAGATCATCGGTAACTGGCGCGGCGGGGTCGGGACGACCTGGGAGGCCCGCGTCAAACTCAACTGCCTGACCGATGGTGCCTGGCCTGCCTTCTGGTTGATCAACGACAACCCCGTGCGCGGCGGTGAGGTCGACCTCTTCGAGTGGTACGGCAACCGGGATTGGCCCTCTGGCACGACCGTGCACGCAAAGTTGGACGGCAGCCAGTTCCAGACTTTCAAGCATCCGGTGGACGGTGCATGGCACACCTGGCGGATGACGTGGAAGCCCGAAGGCATGTACTTCTGGCAGGACTACCAGCCGGGGATGGAACCGTTCTACACGGTGGCGTCGAACTCACTGCCGGACTGGCCGTTCAACGATCCCGGCTTCACCATGGCCCCGGTGTTCAATATCGCCATCGGTGGATCCGGCGGGCGCGAGCCCGCCGGCGGCAACTACCCGGCCGAGATGCTGGTCGACTGGATCCGGGTGTTCTGA
- a CDS encoding cellulase family glycosylhydrolase, producing the protein MLATVCATTEQRPPIDLRASSHAIDMVAAIEESPTTIGLADSNLVRLDNEDLIDQQLDMMQALGVQNVRIGISWISTQFSEDGSFFWGATDYVINEAHRRGMGVLGVLHETPAWAGSPPLSGVPNLDAFGRFAGAVAERYEGKISALEVWNEPNGRFFLNPVDPAAYTGMVKAAYAAIKAHDDPRDPDDDITVVAGVLGSGRTLGDNFTMNPIDFLQGMYDADAHGYFDAFSFHPYHYDIPFSEGATQSDSPILQLRAIRELMEQYGDGDLKVWASEYGLPTTPFDPLHPLLYNSPEKQAEFLADFLASWQRENGTGPIFIYSTRDINSGSASDQDNFGIWYTDWTEKPAVQVIRDFLEDLRARQPDPRCDQERHQQSRRDHRRGHQRCGRFRRLGRGGVHRRDGVGGQDHRRSDGQRRRGPRRSDVPGRARYRRRHRQLGELGGREGQELPGCRAHRAGVEPDDVHCNGIGGR; encoded by the coding sequence GTGCTTGCCACGGTGTGCGCAACCACCGAACAGCGGCCGCCGATCGACCTGCGTGCGTCGTCCCATGCCATCGATATGGTCGCCGCCATCGAAGAGTCGCCCACCACCATCGGCCTCGCCGATTCGAACCTCGTCCGCCTCGACAACGAGGACCTCATCGACCAGCAGCTCGACATGATGCAAGCCCTGGGAGTACAGAACGTCCGCATCGGCATCTCCTGGATTTCCACCCAGTTCAGCGAAGACGGCAGTTTCTTCTGGGGCGCCACCGATTACGTGATCAACGAAGCCCATCGGCGCGGGATGGGCGTACTGGGCGTCCTCCACGAGACGCCGGCCTGGGCCGGCAGTCCGCCGCTGTCGGGGGTACCGAACCTGGATGCATTCGGCAGGTTCGCCGGCGCGGTCGCCGAACGATATGAGGGCAAGATCTCCGCACTCGAGGTCTGGAACGAACCGAACGGCCGGTTCTTCCTCAACCCGGTCGACCCCGCCGCCTATACGGGCATGGTGAAGGCCGCTTACGCCGCCATCAAAGCCCACGACGATCCACGCGATCCGGACGATGACATCACCGTTGTTGCCGGCGTGCTCGGCTCGGGCCGCACCCTCGGCGACAACTTCACGATGAACCCGATCGATTTCCTGCAGGGCATGTACGACGCCGACGCACACGGCTATTTCGACGCGTTCTCCTTCCATCCGTACCACTACGACATCCCGTTCTCCGAGGGTGCGACGCAGTCGGACTCCCCGATTCTGCAGCTCCGCGCGATCAGGGAGTTGATGGAGCAGTACGGCGACGGAGACCTGAAGGTGTGGGCCAGCGAATATGGTCTTCCCACAACACCATTCGATCCGTTGCACCCGTTGCTGTACAACTCCCCGGAGAAGCAGGCCGAGTTCCTCGCGGACTTCCTGGCGAGCTGGCAGCGCGAGAACGGCACGGGCCCGATCTTCATCTATTCGACCAGAGACATAAACTCCGGCAGCGCGAGCGATCAGGACAACTTCGGCATCTGGTACACCGACTGGACCGAAAAGCCGGCGGTCCAGGTGATCCGGGACTTCCTCGAAGATCTTCGAGCCCGACAACCCGATCCTCGATGCGATCAGGAACGTCATCAACAGAGTCGTCGAGATCACCGGCGAGGTCATCAACGATGTGGTCGATTTCGTCGTCTGGGGCGTGGAGGCGTTCATCGACGTGACGGTGTGGGCGGTCAAGACCATCGCCGAAGTGACGGTCAACGTCGTCGAGGGCCTCGTCGATCTGACGTCCCGGGTCGTGCACGGTATCGCCGACGCCATCGTCAACTCGGTGAACTGGGTGGTCGAGAAGGTCAGGAGTTGCCTGGGTGTCGAGCCCACCGCGCCGGAGTTGAACCGGATGATGTCCACTGCAACGGTATTGGCGGTCGATGA